The proteins below come from a single bacterium genomic window:
- a CDS encoding lipid-A-disaccharide synthase N-terminal domain-containing protein, giving the protein MNYWLILGFFAQAMFFMRFLFQWIASERRKESYIPNIFWFFSLSGGLLLLTYAIHRKDPVFILGQSVGSFIYLRNIILIYGKKQKPA; this is encoded by the coding sequence ATGAACTACTGGTTAATATTAGGTTTTTTTGCTCAGGCGATGTTTTTTATGAGGTTCCTTTTTCAGTGGATTGCCTCGGAAAGAAGAAAGGAGAGCTACATTCCCAATATTTTCTGGTTCTTCAGCCTTTCCGGTGGGCTTCTCCTTCTAACTTATGCCATCCACAGGAAGGACCCGGTATTTATTCTGGGACAGTCGGTTGGTTCGTTTATTTATCTTAGAAACATAATTCTCATTTATGGGAAGAAACAGAAACCGGCTTGA